One Bombus pyrosoma isolate SC7728 linkage group LG9, ASM1482585v1, whole genome shotgun sequence genomic window carries:
- the LOC122570799 gene encoding follicle cell protein 3C-1-like isoform X1 yields MKYCHSIVRLFRTIQLSLYRLRPTKHRGTAMDRFLLFVLLFIVLRFTMQEVVEEGGCKCAVFSRQISKPIIERALLYNVTCDSEGQEKCQQLCVALAESARDQAPQMICEKLGTHVENLHVAVYAKVCDATSWKFTGLKAADPICCHEGKSTACEEPLPVIES; encoded by the exons ATGAAGTATTGCCATTCGATTGTTCGTCTGTTTCGCACGATTCAACTAAGCTTGTATCGACTTCGACCAACGAAACATCGTGGAACCGCAATGGATCGTTTCCTGCTCTTCGTCCTGTTATTCATCGTTTTACGGTTTACAAT GCAAGAAGTCGTTGAAGAGGGAGGTTGCAAATGCGCCGTGTTTTCCAGGCAAATATCAAAACCAATCATTGAACGCGCTCTTCTGTATAACGTCACGTGCGATAGCGAAGGGCAGGAGAAGTGTCAACAGTTGTGCGTTGCTCTG GCCGAGAGCGCGAGAGACCAAGCGCCGCAAATGATTTGCGAAAAATTAGGTACGCACGTGGAGAATCTGCAC gTGGCAGTATACGCGAAAGTGTGTGACGCGACCAGCTGGAAATTCACTGGTTTGAAAGCTGCGGATCCAATTTGTTGCCACGAGGGGAAGAGTACAGCTTGCGAAGAACCACTCCCGGTGATCGAAAGTTAA
- the LOC122570799 gene encoding follicle cell protein 3C-1-like isoform X2 gives MKLHIKPDKWQEVVEEGGCKCAVFSRQISKPIIERALLYNVTCDSEGQEKCQQLCVALAESARDQAPQMICEKLGTHVENLHVAVYAKVCDATSWKFTGLKAADPICCHEGKSTACEEPLPVIES, from the exons GCAAGAAGTCGTTGAAGAGGGAGGTTGCAAATGCGCCGTGTTTTCCAGGCAAATATCAAAACCAATCATTGAACGCGCTCTTCTGTATAACGTCACGTGCGATAGCGAAGGGCAGGAGAAGTGTCAACAGTTGTGCGTTGCTCTG GCCGAGAGCGCGAGAGACCAAGCGCCGCAAATGATTTGCGAAAAATTAGGTACGCACGTGGAGAATCTGCAC gTGGCAGTATACGCGAAAGTGTGTGACGCGACCAGCTGGAAATTCACTGGTTTGAAAGCTGCGGATCCAATTTGTTGCCACGAGGGGAAGAGTACAGCTTGCGAAGAACCACTCCCGGTGATCGAAAGTTAA
- the LOC122570800 gene encoding biogenesis of lysosome-related organelles complex 1 subunit 5 yields MASIIRDTGEIWSRLFDHRPFIQGEITFFLREFQEKRDDREVERLFKILEYSTDLKESQLDRTEQLGDCHLPSLKANVDVALSMCERVLQREQNFDSDIALLENREIRKLEWEKFVNDMSENCEKVNQTFQEKENEIKEFYIDLERKLHITP; encoded by the exons ATGGCGTCCATTATTAGAG ACACGGGTGAGATTTGGAGCCGACTATTCGATCATCGACCATTTATTCAGGGCGAAATCACATTCTTTCTTCGCGAATTTCAG GAAAAGAGAGATGATCGAGAAGTAGAACGACTTTTCAAAATACTTGAATATTCGACGGATTTGAAAGAAAGTCAACTCGATCGAACAGAACAACTCGGGGATTGTCATTTACCAAGTTTAAAAGCAAATGTTGATGTTGCCCTGAGTATGTGTGAAAGAGTCCTTCaaagagaacaaaattttgaCAGT GATATAGCGTTGctagaaaatagagaaataagaaaattagaatGGGAGAAGTTTGTTAATGATATGAgtgaaaattgtgaaaaagtaaatcaaacttttcaagaaaaagagaatgagataaaagaattttatattgacTTAGAAAGAAAGTTACACATTACACCATAA
- the LOC122570796 gene encoding transmembrane protein 199: MPVESIEDPTIKIKPNKKLIEFICKNVKKTNGTPAAIIALKKSTKDKQKDILLKLDDLSWLNKYLDEYRTIHKENIYLHELLEKDDIRLPTPKVTPRNPELEARTQKLKAQQNAMKYRAMTKNVDTTTKNLPEDTISYQMKQINKQLIAVAQFIFSVLAGFAFGFVGLELIVGTLDFGFRLLLGIICALVIALAEIYFLAIKLNEDAYDAASTAPPHKKLHQE, translated from the exons atgcCAGTTGAATCGATAGAAGATCCTACCATTAAAATCAAaccaaataagaaattaattgaattcatCTGTAAAAATGTGAAGAAGACTAATGGTACTCCAGCTGCTATTATTGCTTTAAAAAAGTCAACTAAAGATAAGCAGAAAgatatcttattaaaattgGATGATCTAAGTTGGTTGAACAAATACTTAGACGAATACAGAACCATTCacaaggaaaatatttatttacacgaGTTGTTAGAGAAAGATGATATCAGACTACCAACTCCAAAAGTTACACCAAGAAATCCTGAGTTAGAAGCTAGAACACAGAAACTGAAAGCACAACAAAATGCTATGAAATATAGAGCTATGACCAAAAATGTAGATACTACTACAAAGAATTTACCAGAGGATACTATCTCCTATCAAA tgaaacaaataaataaacaactCATAGCTGTTGCacagtttatattttctgtacTAGCAGGTTTTGCCTTTGGATTTGTAGGTCTGGAATTAATAGTAGGAACTTTAGACTTTGGATTTAGATTGTTATTAGGTATAATTTGTGCATTAGTTATTGCCTTagctgaaatttatttcttagcaattaaattaaatgaagatGCATATGATGCTGCTTCAACAGCTCCACCACATAAAAAATTGcatcaagaataa
- the LOC122570797 gene encoding chromatin accessibility complex 16kD protein-like, translating into MTAQGSHAKMKELRLPMSRVKTIMKSSPYVDTIGQDGLYLVTKATELFIHYLTEEAHLQNNKGNSLDYKHLAEVVQTNDTLEFLREIMPRKITVRQFKEMMAAKNSHSSSSESSSDSDSDSESDTDSCSDSDRKAEDDNSSNSEQESEAKENGKCDSASDKSEASDKSDSEDETKR; encoded by the exons ATGACTGCGCAAGGATCACATGCTAAAATGAAGGAATTACGTTTACCCATGTCAAGGGTAAAAACGATTATGAAAAGTTCTCCTTATGTTGATACAATCGGTCAAGATGGATTATATCTAGTCACAAAAGCTACG gAACTATTTATACACTATCTAACGGAAGAAGCACATTTACAAAACAACAAAGGGAATTCTTTAGACTACAAACATCTGGCAGAGGTGGTACAGACCAATGATACATTGGAATTTCTCAGGGAAATAATGCCAAGGAAGATCACAGTCAGGCAATTCAAAGAAATGATGGCTGCCAAAAATTCACATAGTAGTTCATCAGAGAGTAGCTCAGACTCAGATAGTGATAGTGAGTCAGATACAGATTCTTGTTCTGATAGTGATAGAAAGGCAGAAGATGACAACTCATCAAATAGTGAACAAGAGAGTGAGGCAAAAGAGAACGGTAAATGTGATTCTGCCAGTGATAAAAGTGAAGCTAGTGACAAAAGTGACAGTGAAGATGAAACCAAAAGATAG